The segment GAGGATATCGGCCCAGACCTTCTGCCCGCCCCAATAGGGCTGCGGCTGGTTGACGAAGGGATCTTGAACCGCCGTCAGCAGCGACGGCACGAGCCCGTAGGACTTCAGCATGGTAACCTGGCCCTCATTGGTGCCAAGCGTATATTCGAGGAATTTCCAGGCTGCTTCCTTGTGCTTGGAGCCGCTGGCGATCGCGAGCGAAGAACCGCCGAGATTGGCCGCATGCGGGCCGTCGGCTGTCATGCTCGGCATCGGATAGACGCCCCATTTGCCGGCAAGATCCGGCGAGGTGGAGCGGATAGTGCCTTCATACCAGCCGCCGTAGAGCTGCGATGCCACTTTGCCGGCCGTGTTCGCCTGAATTTTCTCGTTCCAGTTCGCCGCGCTCATCAGGCCCGCGTCTTTGATCTCCTTCACCTTGTCCAGCGCCTTCACGCAGGCCGGTTGGTTGACGGTGATGCTCTGGCTGTCATACGAGAAATAACCGCAGCCCTGTTCGTTGGCGAGCATGCGGAACCATTCGGTGTCGCCGTTGAGATCGGCCTGTGTCATGATCACGCCCGGATTGGCGGCGGAGATCTTCTTGCCGGCGGCAATGAAATCGTCCCAGGTCTTGATCGTTGCCGGATCGACGCCCGCCTTTTCATAGAAATCGCGGCGGTAGAACATGGTGACCGGGCCGGAATCCCAGGGCATTGCATAGGCGGCATCGCCGACTTCGAGTTCGGCACGCTTGAAGTCAGGGAACTGCTTCTTGAGCTGATCCGTGTAGCCGAGCTTCGTCAGATCGGTCAGGCAGTCCGGAAAGCGGTTCCAGAAGATCGATGCCTTGTGATTTTCGATCGACATGACGTCGGGCAGACCGTCGCCGCCGGCGGCGCAAGCGGCCAGCATCTTGTCGAAGACCTGCGGATTGCCGATGTCCTGAACATCAACCTTGATGTCAGGATATTTCTTGTTGAACCCCTCGACCGTGGATTTCAGCGCCGACGCGGCGATGTTCCAGCTCCAGACTGTGATGGTGGTTTGTTCGGCGTAAGCAGAACCGGAAGCGAGCAGGGCAGCAAGTGCAGCCGCTCCCGCGAGTTTTAAACGCATTGAAAATCCTCCCTTTTCAATTGCCGTCCTCTATCGAACACGCTTAAACTAGCTTCCAGTGCACTTCTGTCTCCTAAAAAAGGAACATTGACTTGGCGGAAAGTAAGGTGGGTCATCGAGCGGTTTATCAGCCGGGTGCGAGCAGCATCGAAGGGCTGCCGACGACCCTGCAGATGTTTCATACCCATCCGCCCCTGATGGTGAAGCCGCATTGGCATGCGCAGGTCGAGGTGAATTACCTTATACGCGGCACGGTTCACTACCGCATGAACGACCATGAAATTCAGCTCCGTGCCGGCGATATCTGCGTGTTCTGGGGTGGGCAGCCGCATCAGATGGATGATTCGTCGGAAGATTCGATCTATGCCGGCGCGCATCTGCCGCTGGTGCATTTCTTCCGCATGCGCCTGCCGCTCGATATTTCCGGCCGCCTGATGCGAGGCGAGACCCTGGTCACCTCCGCGACGGATGCCGCCGACAACGAGAATTTCGCCCGCTGGTATCGCTATGCCCGCTCCGGCGATCCGGCCAAGGCAGAACATGCGGTTGCCGAACTCCTGCTGCGCCTGGAGCGCATCGCCTTCGAGCCCTATCGTATGCTGCCGGAAAAGCGGGAGCACCAGCCGAGCGAACAGGTCCATTCGCAGTCGTCGCGCAGCCTGGCGCGGATGTGCGATTTCATTGCCGGCAATTTCCTGCACGATATCGATACGGTCGATATCGCCAAGGCGGCGGATCTGCATCCGAAATATGCGATGAACCTTTTCAAGAAATCCACCGGCATGACGCTCAGCAAATATGTCAACCTGCTGCGCCTGTCGCGCGCCCAGGCCATGCTGATGCGCGAGGGCGCCAATGTGCTGCAGGTAGCGATGGACAGCGGCTTCGGCTCGATCAGCGCCTTCAACAAATCCTTCCGGCATATTGCCGGCATGTCGCCTTCGGATTTCCGCCGGGACATGCGCATGGTTACGGCAATGAGCGTCGAAGGCGCCCAGCCTGCGCTACGCCGGTCTGCCCAACAATTGTGACCACTGGCCTCTTGCTGCCGCTGCCGATGAGGCGCACGCCGCCGCAGGGTATGTTCTTTGGAGGAGGGTCTTCATGCGGCAATTTTCGGCATGTATCGAATGGCTATTCGCCCGCGAAGGCGACGATTTTGTCGACCGTATTCGGCTGGCGCATCAGGCCGGATTGAGCGCAGTCGAGTTCTGGCGCTGGACGAACAAGGATCTGGATGCGATCGCATCCGTGGTCGAGGAGACGGGGATCGCTATCTCGGGCATAGTCGCCGAGCCGATGATAGCGCTGACGAATCCGGCGAATAAAGATGCCTGGCTGGAGGGGTTGCAGGCGTCCGCCGGTGTAGCGGAGCGCCTGGGTGCCACGGTTTTGATCGCGCAAGCGGGTGACGATTTGCTGGAGTTTTCACGCGCCGAACAGCGCGAAGCTTTGATCTCCGCCTTGAGCGCCGGCGCCGATATCTTGAGCGGTTCGGCCATACGTCTCGGCCTGGAACCGCTGAATACCAGGATCGATCATATCGGCTACTATTTGTCCTCGACGGCGGAAGGCTTGGATATCGTCGATCAGGTAGATCGACCGGAAATCGGTATCGTCTACGATATCTACCATTCGGCCGTTATGGGCGAACGGACGGAAGATGTAGTCGCCGAACGCGCCGACCGCATAGTCCATGTCCACGTCGCCGATCACCCAGGCCGAAACGATCCCGGCACCGGCAGTATCGATCTGCGTAATCGCCTGAATTGGCTGTTTGCCCATGGTTATAGCGGCAGGGTCGGGCTCGAATACAGGCCGAAAACGGAGGATGCAGAGGCGGTTCGTGCGGTGGTGAGGGCGCTGTCGGCCTGACGGTCAGACGGGTTCGAGCATGCCGAAGACGGCGACCAGCGCGATGACGGCGATACCGAGGACGATCTCGGCAATACTGCCGCGGCGGATGGCGCTCAAAGCCCGAGCCCGATCATGCCGCATCCGGGGCACGAGGATGTAACGGTTGATGATCGCCAACAGGCTCATTCCGGCGACAAGCACGATCTTGACGGCAAGCAGCGCCTGATAGGGGGATGACCAGTTGGTCGGCAGGCGCTGAAGGACCAGCATCGTATTGACGAAGCCGGAGGCGATGACCAGCGCCACGGCACCATGCCCGACGGCGGAGAAGCGCCGAAGCGCCAACAGCGCCTCTGCCCGCTCTTCAGGTGTGTTCAGAAGCCGGAGGATCGGGACGAGAGGCACCAGGGCACCCAGCCAACCGCCGCCGGCCAGGACGTGAAGGATGTCATTGGAGCGATGGGCGAGCCTCAACCAACCTTCATGCATTGAGGCGTGACCGGTCAGCATGAGGGCGGCAAGGCCGAGACCGGAACCGAGCGCAACGCCGGGGCGTCGCCAGCGCGCTGATGGCAGAAAGGCAAGAACGAGGATGAGGGCGGCGGCGGCTTGGGCAAGCCACGCCTGACCGACCGTGGTTTCGAACAGAATGTCGTGGATCGTGCCGGCATCGAAAGCATCGCTCCAGCCATTGCCGATGGTGGCGCTTGCAAGCGGCAGCGAGGCAAGCATGGTCAGCCCGGCAACCAGCACCGCAAGGAAAGGGGCGATGCCGAACATCCGCCACACCTTCTCCGCCAACACTGTCGGCACCAGAAAGCAGAGAAAGGCCGAGGCGCCCCACAGAAGCATCAGGGATGCATCGTGAAAGAAGCGGCACGCCTCGATCGCTGTGTTCGGATCGATCAAGGTTTTACTGTGAAGGTGTAGCTGCCATTGGTTTTATGGCCGTCAGCGGAAAGGGCATGCCATTCGACGGTATAGGTGCCGGCGCCAAGCGTTCCGGAGACGGGAACCATCAGCACGGTGTCGTTCTGCATCAGCATGGCATCGCCGAGCTTGACGACTGCCTTGTCGGGGCCGGTCACTTTGATGCCGGAGAATTTCAGGTTCAGGCCTTCGCTGAAGGTGAGGTCCAGTTCGCTGGGTGAAGTTTTGATGGTGCTTTTGTCCGCAGGGGTTGCCGACTTCAGATGTGCGTGCGCAAAAGCCTGACCCGCAAGGCCGAGGGCGAGAATGGCGGCGATGCCGAGTCTGGTAATGGTCTTGGTCATGAAAAGTCCTCCTGTCAGGTTACCGAGCGCGATAGAATTGTGGACATGCTATGTCAATTTTCACAATACGAAATGGCTGTGTTCGGGACGCTTTGCCGCAAGGTAATGCTTTATTGGTGACTTCCGTCGACATAGACATCGGGCTGAAGCGCTTATTCCCGTATTCGGCAAAGAATTGTCGCTTTTCGATTATTTTTGCTTAGGAGGGTAGCGCGCTCGGGATGGTGACATTTCGATGAGGGAGTTTCATGGCGGCAAGTATCATACGCGAGAAAGTGGCTCGCGGCTTCAGCCCGCGCCGGCGTCGCGAGCGCCTCGATATCCTGGATACGCCGACCTATGTCATCGGCGATGTGCATGGCCGCTACGATCTCCTGAGTGCACTCGAACGCAAGATTTTCGCCGATGCTGCCGCACTGCCCGGCCGCAAGCTGATCATCATGCTTGGCGATTTCATCGATCGTGGTCCGGCCTCTGCACAGGTCGTTACTCGGCTGATGGCGCCGCTGCCGAATGGTTTCGACCGGATCTGCCTCACCGGCAATCATGAAATGGCCATGCTTGCTTACGCCGATGGTGAAATATCCCTGGATGACTGGGTCGCGCTCGGCGGCGAGGCGACGCTGAATTCCTATGGTGTGGATATCCAGACCCTACGGCAGCAATATCCCCGGCAGAAAAAACTCGATACCTTCATCCGGACCTGGCTACCCGACGATCATCTCAACTTTCTCCGCCGGCTGCCGATCCTGCTGGATACGCCGCAGGTGCTGTTCGTCCATGCCGGTATCGATCCCGAACGGCCGATCGCGGCGCAGGAGGACGACGACCTCGTTTTCATCCGCTCGCGCTTTTACGACAGCGCGCAGCCGCTGCCGAAGCTGATCATTCACGGCCATACGCCGGTGAAACAAGCCGAAGCGCATGGGCTTCGGCTCAATCTCGACACCGGCGCCTACCGTTCCGGAAAGCTGACGGCGGCGCGACTGTGGCAAGGCCATATCCACATCACCTCGACTTGAGGCCGGACGAGGTCTGTATCCGCCGCCGACATTTTAAGCTTGCGCAGTATCGTTATCTCCTTGTCTGTTCTATAGAACAGGACGAAAACGAATTCAGACGATAGAGCAGGGAGAGCTTCATGGCCGCGACCATCCGTTATCACGAAGGCGATATTTCCGCTGCCGATGCCGCCCGCTATACCGGCGCCATAGCAATCGATACCGAAACCCTCGGCCTTATCCCGCGCCGCGACCGACTCTGTGTCGTGCAGCTTTCGCCGGGTGACGGCACCGCTGATGTGATCCGCATCGCCGCCGGCCAGAAGGAGGCGCCGAACCTTGTCGCCATGCTGGCCGATCCTGCGCGCGAGAAGATCTTTCACTACGGCCGCTTCGATATCGCCGTGCTGTTCCACACGTTTGGCGTCACCACCATGCCGGTTTTCTGCACCAAGGTTGCCTCACGCCTCTGCCGTACCTATACGGACCGCCATGGCCTCAAGGACAATCTCAAGGAGATGCTCGAGGTCGACATTTCCAAGGCGCAGCAGTCTTCCGACTGGGCGGCCGAAACGCTTTCGCCGGCGCAGCTCGAATATGCCGCCTCCGATGTGCTTTACCTGCATGCGCTGCGCGACAAGCTGAAGGAGCGCCTTGTGCGCGACGGCCGTATCGAGCATGCCAATGCCTGCTTCACGTTCCTGCCGACGCGAGCGAAGCTGGACCTGCTCGGCTGGGAAGAGACCGATATTTTCGCACATAGCTGATCGGCCGAGTCAAAAACAGATTGAAATGAAAAAGCCGGTGCCGCGGATGTGGCGTCGGCTCGTTGGAGCAATTCCAGGAAAAGTGCGAAGCGGTTTTCCGTCCGGAATGCGTAAAAACAAAGGGATAGAGCGGAAAAGCGATTCCGTGGAACGCTGAACCGCTCTGGTTAGCAATCTGTTAAGAGACATCCTGCTATTCTACCCCTGATTTCATGCATTCGACCGACGTCTTCCCGCGTCGACCAGCCAGTCCACCGGCTTTCGAATCGCTGATGGCCGC is part of the Rhizobium sp. CB3090 genome and harbors:
- a CDS encoding helix-turn-helix domain-containing protein; translation: MDLAESKVGHRAVYQPGASSIEGLPTTLQMFHTHPPLMVKPHWHAQVEVNYLIRGTVHYRMNDHEIQLRAGDICVFWGGQPHQMDDSSEDSIYAGAHLPLVHFFRMRLPLDISGRLMRGETLVTSATDAADNENFARWYRYARSGDPAKAEHAVAELLLRLERIAFEPYRMLPEKREHQPSEQVHSQSSRSLARMCDFIAGNFLHDIDTVDIAKAADLHPKYAMNLFKKSTGMTLSKYVNLLRLSRAQAMLMREGANVLQVAMDSGFGSISAFNKSFRHIAGMSPSDFRRDMRMVTAMSVEGAQPALRRSAQQL
- a CDS encoding metallophosphoesterase — translated: MAASIIREKVARGFSPRRRRERLDILDTPTYVIGDVHGRYDLLSALERKIFADAAALPGRKLIIMLGDFIDRGPASAQVVTRLMAPLPNGFDRICLTGNHEMAMLAYADGEISLDDWVALGGEATLNSYGVDIQTLRQQYPRQKKLDTFIRTWLPDDHLNFLRRLPILLDTPQVLFVHAGIDPERPIAAQEDDDLVFIRSRFYDSAQPLPKLIIHGHTPVKQAEAHGLRLNLDTGAYRSGKLTAARLWQGHIHITST
- a CDS encoding sugar ABC transporter substrate-binding protein, with the translated sequence MRLKLAGAAALAALLASGSAYAEQTTITVWSWNIAASALKSTVEGFNKKYPDIKVDVQDIGNPQVFDKMLAACAAGGDGLPDVMSIENHKASIFWNRFPDCLTDLTKLGYTDQLKKQFPDFKRAELEVGDAAYAMPWDSGPVTMFYRRDFYEKAGVDPATIKTWDDFIAAGKKISAANPGVIMTQADLNGDTEWFRMLANEQGCGYFSYDSQSITVNQPACVKALDKVKEIKDAGLMSAANWNEKIQANTAGKVASQLYGGWYEGTIRSTSPDLAGKWGVYPMPSMTADGPHAANLGGSSLAIASGSKHKEAAWKFLEYTLGTNEGQVTMLKSYGLVPSLLTAVQDPFVNQPQPYWGGQKVWADILATLPKIRPSPGTQYFSDADEIIKAVQTKYLAGGYPNGKAALDDAAQQIASATGLPLAK
- a CDS encoding ribonuclease D, whose translation is MAATIRYHEGDISAADAARYTGAIAIDTETLGLIPRRDRLCVVQLSPGDGTADVIRIAAGQKEAPNLVAMLADPAREKIFHYGRFDIAVLFHTFGVTTMPVFCTKVASRLCRTYTDRHGLKDNLKEMLEVDISKAQQSSDWAAETLSPAQLEYAASDVLYLHALRDKLKERLVRDGRIEHANACFTFLPTRAKLDLLGWEETDIFAHS
- a CDS encoding TIM barrel protein — encoded protein: MRQFSACIEWLFAREGDDFVDRIRLAHQAGLSAVEFWRWTNKDLDAIASVVEETGIAISGIVAEPMIALTNPANKDAWLEGLQASAGVAERLGATVLIAQAGDDLLEFSRAEQREALISALSAGADILSGSAIRLGLEPLNTRIDHIGYYLSSTAEGLDIVDQVDRPEIGIVYDIYHSAVMGERTEDVVAERADRIVHVHVADHPGRNDPGTGSIDLRNRLNWLFAHGYSGRVGLEYRPKTEDAEAVRAVVRALSA
- the copD gene encoding copper homeostasis membrane protein CopD; the encoded protein is MLLWGASAFLCFLVPTVLAEKVWRMFGIAPFLAVLVAGLTMLASLPLASATIGNGWSDAFDAGTIHDILFETTVGQAWLAQAAAALILVLAFLPSARWRRPGVALGSGLGLAALMLTGHASMHEGWLRLAHRSNDILHVLAGGGWLGALVPLVPILRLLNTPEERAEALLALRRFSAVGHGAVALVIASGFVNTMLVLQRLPTNWSSPYQALLAVKIVLVAGMSLLAIINRYILVPRMRHDRARALSAIRRGSIAEIVLGIAVIALVAVFGMLEPV
- the copC gene encoding copper homeostasis periplasmic binding protein CopC, with protein sequence MTKTITRLGIAAILALGLAGQAFAHAHLKSATPADKSTIKTSPSELDLTFSEGLNLKFSGIKVTGPDKAVVKLGDAMLMQNDTVLMVPVSGTLGAGTYTVEWHALSADGHKTNGSYTFTVKP